From a single Athene noctua chromosome 2, bAthNoc1.hap1.1, whole genome shotgun sequence genomic region:
- the RNF182 gene encoding E3 ubiquitin-protein ligase RNF182 produces MTSQLPEESVETQSSDELECKICYNRYNLRQRKPKVLECCHRVCAKCLCKIIDFGDSPQGVIVCPFCRFETCLPDDEVSSLPDDNNILLNLACSGKGKKCLPDNPTELLLTPKRLASLVSPSHTSSNCLVITIMEVQRESPQNLNSTPVVEFYRPTSFDSVATVSHNWTVWNCTSLLFQTSIRVLVWLLGLLYFSSLPLGIYLLVSKKVTLGVVFVSLVPSSLVILMVYGFCQCVCHEVLDCMSS; encoded by the coding sequence ATGACCAGTCAACTACCAGAGGAGTCTGTGGAGACCCAGAGCTCAGATGAGCTTGAGTGCAAGATCTGTTACAACCGCTATAACCTGcgacaaagaaaaccaaaagtgcTGGAGTGTTGTCACAGAGTATGTGCCAAATGCCTTTGCAAGATCATAGACTTTGGTGATTCCCCGCAAGGAGTCATAGTATGCCCGTTTTGCAGGTTTGAAACGTGCCTGCCAGACGATGAGGTTAGTAGTCTTCCTGATGACAACAACATCCTTCTGAATTTAGCTTGCAGCGGAAAGGGAAAGAAGTGCCTACCGGACAACCCAACAGAACTGTTGCTGACTCCCAAAAGGTTGGCATCTCTGGTTAGCCCTTCTCACACCTCTTCTAATTGCCTGGTTATAACAATCATGGAAGTACAAAGAGAAAGTCCCCAGAATCTGAACTCAACCCCTGTGGTGGAATTTTACAGGCCTACAAGTTTTGATTCTGTTGCAACTGTGTCCCACAACTGGACAGTGTGGAACTGCACATCTTTGCTCTTCCAGACCTCAATTCGGGTGTTAGTGTGGTTGCTAGGGTTGCTGTACTTTAGTTCCTTGCCTTTAGGGATTTATTTACTGGTATCTAAGAAAGTCACCCTTGGGGTTGTCTTTGTAAGCCTTGTTCCTTCGAGCCTTGTTATTCTCATGGTTTATGGCTTTTGCCAGTGTGTTTGCCATGAAGTTCTAGACTGCATGTCATCTTGA